The Actinotalea sp. JY-7876 sequence GTTCGACGTCTACACGAGCCCGGAGCTGGGTGCCGACCGCCGTTCGCTGGCCTTCGCGCTGCGGCTGCGCGCGCCGGACCGCACGCTCACGGCGCAGGAGGCCGCCGCCGTGCGTGAGGCGGCGCTCGCGGAGGCGCACCGGCGCCATGGCGCGGTCCTGCGGGGCACCGAGGCCTGAGCGGGCCGGAGCGGCAGCCCGAGCGTGCCGGGCGGCGTCAGGGGACGAGCAGGACCTTCCCCGTCGTCGCCCGGCCCTCGAGGGCGCGGTGCGCGTCCGCGGCGTCGGCCAGTGCGAAGCGCGCACCGATCCGGACGTCGAGAGTGCCGTCCGCGACCGCGCCCAGCACCGCACCGGCGCGCTGCTCGAGCTCCGCGCGCGTCGCGACGTGGTGCCCCAGGGTCGGCCGCGTGAGGAAGAGCGAGCCGCCGCTGTTGAGGCGCTGGGGGTCGAACGGGGGCACCTGGCCGGACGAGCCGCCGAACAGGGCGAGGCCGCCGCGCGGGCGCAGGCACGCGAGCGACGCGTCGAACGTGGCGCGCCCGACGCCGTCGTACACCGTGTCGACCCCGCCCGGCGCGAGGTCGCGGACGATGCGGGGGAGCTCCGCGGTGAGGTCCTCGAGCTGGTCGTAGCGGATCGGCTCCGCGCCGGCGGCGGCGGAGAGCCGCGCCTTCTCCGGCGTCGAGACCGTCGACAGCACGCGCGCCCCACGGGCCCGGGCGAGCTGGGTGAGCAGGAGCCCGACACCGCCGGCGCCCGCGTGCACGAGGACGGTCTGGCCCTCGCGCACCGGGAACGTCGACTCCACCAGGTAGTGCGCCGTCATGCCCTGGAGCATCACCGCCGCGGCGATCTCGTCCGGCACGCCGTCGGGCACCGGCACCGCGCGGTCGGCGCGCACGACCGCGAGCTCGGCGTACGACCCGTGGGAGCCGTCCGCCCAGGCGACGTGGTCGCCCACCGTGGTGCCCGCGACGCCCTCGCCCAGCGCCACGACGGTACCCGCGCCCTCGTCGCCGGGTACGTGGGGCATCGGTGCCGGGTAGACCCCCGCGCGGCGGTACGTGTCGATGAAGTTCACGCCCGCGGCGGTGACCCGGACCACGAGCTCGCCGGGTCCCGGGACGGGCTCGGGCAGGTCGGCGGGGACGAGGGCTTCTGGCCCGCCCGGGGCGGAGACCTGGATCGCGCGCATGGTCGTACGCTAGGGCGGTCGGGCGCGCCGCGCCGCCCGGTCGCACGGAATCCATGCAATGGCATGTATATTCATGCACATGACAGTGAGGGTCGCCGTCTCGGGCGCGAGCGGGTACGCCGGCGGCGAGGTGCTGCGCCTCCTGGCGGGTCACCCGGAGGTCGAGATCGGCGCCGTCGCCGCGCACTCGTCGGCGGGCGACCGCCTCGGGGCCCACCAGCCGCACCTGCGCTCCCTCGCCGACCGCGTCATCGTCGAGACGTCACCGGCCACGCTCGCGGGGCACGACGTCGTCGTGCTCGCCCTGCCGCACGGCGCGTCCGGCCCCGTGGCCGCCGCGCTCGGCGACGAGGCCCTCGTCCTGGACTGCGGCGCGGACCACCGGCTGACCGACGCCGCGGAGTGGGCCGCGTACTACGGCGGCACGCACGCCGGCACGTGGCCGTACGGGATGCCGGAGCTCATGCTCGCGGGCGGCTCCCGGCAGCGTGAGCGCCTCGCCGGCGCGCGCCGGGTGGCCGTGCCGGGCTGCAACGTCACGGCCGTGACGCTCGGCATCCAGCCCGGCGTCGCCGCGGGCGTGGTCGCCGCGGACGACCTGGTCACCGTCCTGGCCGTCGGCTACTCCGGTGCGGGCCGCGTCGCCAAGCCGCACCTGCTGGCCTCCGAGGGTCTCGGCGCTGCGGTGCCCTACGCGGTCGGCGGCACGCACCGGCATGTGCCGGAGATCATCCAGAACCTGCGGGCCGTCGGCGCCGACGACGTCGCGGTCTCGATGACGCCCGTCCTGGTCCCGCTCTCGCGCGGCATCCTCGCGACGACGACCGCACGGCTCGCGCCGGGCGTCGACGCGGGCGCGGTGCGCGAGGCCTGGGTGGGTGCGTACGCCGACGAGCCGTTCGTCCACGTCCTGCCGGAGGGGCAGTGGCCCTCGACGGCGTCGACCGTGGGAGCCAACACCGCACTCGTCCAGGTGGCGGTGGACGAGCGGGCGGGGCGCGTCGTCGCCGTGTGCGCGCTGGACAACCTCGTCAAGGGCACCGCCGGGGCGGCGGTGCAGTCCATGAACCTCGCGCTCGGCCTGCCGGAGACGCTGGGCCTGCCGACCGAAGGAGTCGCACCGTGACCGTGACAGCACCCCGGGGCTTCCGCGCCGCCGGCGTGACCGCCGGGCTCAAGGCGTCCGGCACGCGCGACGTCGCGCTGGTCGTCAACGACGGTCCCGACCACGTCGGTGCCGCCGTCTTCACGACCAACCGGGTCGTGGGTGCCCCGGTGCAGTGGTCGCGCCAGGTCGTGGCCGACGGCGTCGTCGCGGCGGTCGCCCTCAACAGCGGCGGCGCGAACGTCGGCACGGGTCCCGCCGGCTTCCAGGACACCCACGCGACGGCCGAGCACGTCGCGCAGGCCCTCGGGGTCTCGCCCGGCGACGTCGTCGTGTGCTCGACCGGCCTCATCGGTGAGCGGCTCCCGCGCGAGAAGCTCCTCGAGGGCTTCACCGCCGCGACCGCCGCCCTGTCCGGTGACGGCGGCGACGACGCGGCGGCCGCGATCATGACCACGGACTCCGTCCCCAAGACGGTGCACGTGCGGCGTGACGGCTGGTCCGTGGGCGGCATGGCCAAGGGCGCCGGCATGCTCGCGCCGGGCCTGGCGACGATGCTCTGCGTCCTGACCACCGACGCCCGCACCACCCCGGCGGAGGCCGACGCCGCCCTGCGCGCCGCGACGCGCTCGACGTTCGACCGGATCGACTCGGACGGCTGCATGTCGACGTCGGACACCGTGACGCTGCTGGCGTCCGGTGCGAGCGGCGTGACGCCCGACCCGGCGGAGCTCGCCGAGGCGGTGCGCGAGGCGTGCGCCGTGCTGGCGCGTGCGCTGATCGCCGACGCGGAGGGCGCGACGCACGACATCGCCGTCACCGTCGTGGGCGCGCAGACCGAGGACGCGGCGGTCGCCGTCGCGCGGGCCGTGACGCGCTCGAACCTCTTCAAGGCCGCGATGTTCGGCAACGACCCCAACTGGGGCCGCATCATCGCCCAGGTCGGCACCGTGCCGGAGGACGTCGCGGCCTTCGACCCCGAGCTCCTCGACGTCACGATCAACGGGGTGCAGGTGTGCCGGGCGGCCGGCGAGGGCGAGCCCCGCGAGTCGGTCGACCTCGCGTCGCACCGGGAGATCCACGTCGAGGTCGACCTGCACGCGGGGGACGCCTCGGCCACCGTCTGGAGCAACGACCTCACGCACGCCTACGTCCACGAGAACAGCGCGTACTCCACATGAGCGACCTGACGCACCACGACCACCCGGACGTCGCCTGGACGGCCCTGCCGTCCCCCGACGACGACGCCTTCGACACGCGCACCGACCTGCGCCCCGACCACAAGGCGGAGGTGCTCATCGAGGCGCTGCCGTGGCTGCAGCGCTTCGACGGCGCCCTGTTCGTCGTCAAGTACGGCGGCAACGCGATGGTCGACGACGAGCTCAAGCGCGCCTTCGCGCAGGACATGGTGTTCCTGCGCCAGGTCGGGCTGCGGCCCGTCGTCGTCCACGGGGGCGGGCCGCAGATCTCCACGATGCTCGACCGGCTCGGCATCGAGAGCGAGTTCCGGGGCGGCCTGCGCGTGACGACCCCCGAGAGCATGGACGTCGTCCGGATGGTCCTGACCGGGCAGGTCTCGCGCGAGCTGGTGGGTCTGCTCAACGCGCACGGGCCGCACGCCGTGGGCCTGTCGGGCGAGGACGGCGGGCTGCTGCGCGCCCGGCGCCGCACCGCGACGGTCGACGGCCGGCAGGTCGACGTCGGCCAGGTGGGCGACGTCGTCGAGGTCGACCCGCGGGCGGTCCAGGACCTGCTGGACGCCGGGCGCATCCCGGTCGTCTCGACGGTCGCGCCGGACATCGAGGACCCGACGCAGGTGCTCAACGTGAACGCCGACACGGCGGCCGCCGCGCTCGCGATCGCTCTGGGGGCCTCCAAGCTGATCATCCTCACCGACGTCGAGGGCCTGTACACGCGCTGGCCGGACCGCACGTCCCTGGCGCGGCGGATCCGGGTGTCGGCGCTCGCGGCCCTCCTGCCGAGCCTGGAGTCCGGCATGGTCCCGAAGATGGAGGCGTGCCTGCGTGCCGTGCGGGGCGGGGTGCCGCAGGCCCACGTCGTCGACGGCCGCCAGGCGCACTCGGTCCTCATGGAGGTCTTCACCGAGCGGGGGGTGGGCACGATGGTCCTGCCCGACGACCTGCGCACCGGCTCGATCCCCGTCGTCACCACCGGAGGTGCACCGTGAGCGAGGCGCTGGCCGCATCCGCCCCGAGCCAGGACCTGGGCGGCTCCGTCGCCGAGTGGACGGACCGGTACGCCCGGTCCGTGATGAACACCTTCGGGGCGCCGCGACGGGTCCTCGTCCGTGGCGAGGGCGTGCACGTCTGGGACGCCGACGGGCGCCGGTACACCGACCTCCTCGGCGGCATCGCCGTCAACGTCCTCGGCCACGCCCACCCGACCCTCACGGCCGCCGTCTCGGCGCAGCTCGGCACGCTGGGTCACGTCTCGAACTTCTTCGCGAGCCCGCCGCAGGTCGCGCTGGCCGAACGCCTCGTCGCGCTCGCCGGCGGAGGGCCCGACGCGCGCGTCTTCTTCACCAACTCGGGCACGGAGGCCAACGAGGCGGCGTTCAAGATCGCCCGCCGGACG is a genomic window containing:
- the argC gene encoding N-acetyl-gamma-glutamyl-phosphate reductase, with amino-acid sequence MHMTVRVAVSGASGYAGGEVLRLLAGHPEVEIGAVAAHSSAGDRLGAHQPHLRSLADRVIVETSPATLAGHDVVVLALPHGASGPVAAALGDEALVLDCGADHRLTDAAEWAAYYGGTHAGTWPYGMPELMLAGGSRQRERLAGARRVAVPGCNVTAVTLGIQPGVAAGVVAADDLVTVLAVGYSGAGRVAKPHLLASEGLGAAVPYAVGGTHRHVPEIIQNLRAVGADDVAVSMTPVLVPLSRGILATTTARLAPGVDAGAVREAWVGAYADEPFVHVLPEGQWPSTASTVGANTALVQVAVDERAGRVVAVCALDNLVKGTAGAAVQSMNLALGLPETLGLPTEGVAP
- the argB gene encoding acetylglutamate kinase, coding for MSDLTHHDHPDVAWTALPSPDDDAFDTRTDLRPDHKAEVLIEALPWLQRFDGALFVVKYGGNAMVDDELKRAFAQDMVFLRQVGLRPVVVHGGGPQISTMLDRLGIESEFRGGLRVTTPESMDVVRMVLTGQVSRELVGLLNAHGPHAVGLSGEDGGLLRARRRTATVDGRQVDVGQVGDVVEVDPRAVQDLLDAGRIPVVSTVAPDIEDPTQVLNVNADTAAAALAIALGASKLIILTDVEGLYTRWPDRTSLARRIRVSALAALLPSLESGMVPKMEACLRAVRGGVPQAHVVDGRQAHSVLMEVFTERGVGTMVLPDDLRTGSIPVVTTGGAP
- a CDS encoding quinone oxidoreductase, with amino-acid sequence MRAIQVSAPGGPEALVPADLPEPVPGPGELVVRVTAAGVNFIDTYRRAGVYPAPMPHVPGDEGAGTVVALGEGVAGTTVGDHVAWADGSHGSYAELAVVRADRAVPVPDGVPDEIAAAVMLQGMTAHYLVESTFPVREGQTVLVHAGAGGVGLLLTQLARARGARVLSTVSTPEKARLSAAAGAEPIRYDQLEDLTAELPRIVRDLAPGGVDTVYDGVGRATFDASLACLRPRGGLALFGGSSGQVPPFDPQRLNSGGSLFLTRPTLGHHVATRAELEQRAGAVLGAVADGTLDVRIGARFALADAADAHRALEGRATTGKVLLVP
- the argJ gene encoding bifunctional glutamate N-acetyltransferase/amino-acid acetyltransferase ArgJ; this translates as MTVTAPRGFRAAGVTAGLKASGTRDVALVVNDGPDHVGAAVFTTNRVVGAPVQWSRQVVADGVVAAVALNSGGANVGTGPAGFQDTHATAEHVAQALGVSPGDVVVCSTGLIGERLPREKLLEGFTAATAALSGDGGDDAAAAIMTTDSVPKTVHVRRDGWSVGGMAKGAGMLAPGLATMLCVLTTDARTTPAEADAALRAATRSTFDRIDSDGCMSTSDTVTLLASGASGVTPDPAELAEAVREACAVLARALIADAEGATHDIAVTVVGAQTEDAAVAVARAVTRSNLFKAAMFGNDPNWGRIIAQVGTVPEDVAAFDPELLDVTINGVQVCRAAGEGEPRESVDLASHREIHVEVDLHAGDASATVWSNDLTHAYVHENSAYST